Proteins encoded by one window of Cuniculiplasma divulgatum:
- a CDS encoding GNAT family N-acetyltransferase, with protein MEKIRRLESSESINDIIKISEINNSTFDHFIPLFVRQALASSGEVFVSEEGGSLRGLYIYDPIEETGTCFTNSTSTAKNFYSLGLGAEFFSEIKFKEGAKIEKINYLNISSYENSLSIKNPVEILNSSKIYDIIKFLKKAYHKVNEKWVAVAMETGEKCFCCKVDNHIVGMGWISPFMNLARLHSLYVEPEYRYISIGKDLLISRLYYAAHSGINKVISEIPEQSIYSQRIATGQGFRNDGFIYNYLRTESDNNRA; from the coding sequence ATGGAAAAGATAAGAAGATTGGAAAGCTCTGAGTCAATTAATGATATAATAAAAATTAGCGAAATTAATAACTCAACCTTTGATCACTTTATCCCTTTATTTGTTAGACAAGCACTCGCTAGTTCAGGAGAAGTATTTGTGTCAGAGGAAGGTGGAAGTTTAAGGGGGCTATACATATACGATCCCATAGAGGAAACAGGAACGTGCTTTACCAATAGTACCAGTACGGCAAAGAATTTCTATTCCTTAGGATTAGGTGCAGAATTTTTTTCCGAAATAAAGTTCAAAGAAGGTGCCAAAATTGAAAAGATAAATTATTTGAATATTTCCAGTTATGAGAATAGTCTTAGCATTAAAAATCCAGTTGAAATTCTCAATTCTTCTAAAATTTATGACATTATAAAGTTTCTAAAAAAGGCATACCATAAAGTGAATGAAAAATGGGTAGCAGTGGCCATGGAAACCGGGGAAAAATGCTTTTGCTGTAAGGTAGACAATCACATTGTGGGCATGGGATGGATCTCTCCATTCATGAATTTGGCAAGATTGCACAGTCTGTACGTGGAACCTGAATACAGGTATATCTCCATAGGAAAAGATCTTTTGATATCTAGATTATATTATGCTGCTCATTCTGGTATAAATAAGGTTATATCTGAAATACCCGAACAAAGTATATATTCACAGCGAATTGCAACAGGCCAGGGTTTTAGAAATGATGGATTCATTTACAATTATCTAAGAACAGAATCAGATAACAATAGGGCTTAA
- a CDS encoding zinc ribbon domain-containing protein: protein MMRKNIISALVFIIFLSLAIPAVHVQAAPQKGTYFNYDEYIQISDGKGNYSGYYGNAWINGTESVTQLLNNNRVSMNYNYSCAIRSSDYNYFNDQMAKGNFTFSTNNCSYTYGTDNETGYINPHVWFFTNVSIPVNSEKEVLNTDMKVVSTDYSYSPGGTNGQITTIFLQGNGTYVRNDSYGIFNATYTWNAYYDKSSGFIVAYNYKEVDSNGQGDGFTCSNTLYVKDSSYGVSISTTHLNHQKSSPFPYFYLAIALVFILALIVIIALVISNGNKNKIRKHSTNGGNLKMTENSEDKDKTEIHLNPESKETEQVVIKEVVKVKCQYCGALIDSTAEKCPYCGAPRT from the coding sequence ATGATGCGTAAAAACATCATTTCAGCTTTGGTATTCATTATTTTCTTGAGTTTGGCTATTCCCGCTGTGCATGTACAGGCAGCGCCACAGAAGGGTACCTATTTCAACTATGATGAATATATTCAAATAAGTGATGGTAAAGGAAATTACAGTGGTTATTATGGAAATGCATGGATAAACGGAACTGAATCCGTTACACAGTTATTGAACAATAATAGAGTGTCAATGAATTACAACTATTCATGTGCAATCAGATCCAGTGATTATAATTATTTCAATGACCAGATGGCTAAAGGGAACTTCACTTTTTCGACCAATAACTGCAGCTATACATATGGCACAGATAATGAAACTGGTTACATAAATCCACATGTTTGGTTCTTTACAAATGTGTCTATCCCTGTAAACTCTGAAAAAGAAGTCCTGAACACTGACATGAAAGTTGTATCAACAGATTACAGTTACTCACCAGGTGGAACTAATGGGCAAATTACAACCATATTTCTTCAGGGAAATGGAACCTATGTACGGAATGATTCATACGGGATCTTTAATGCGACTTATACCTGGAATGCTTATTATGATAAATCTTCCGGATTCATAGTTGCCTATAATTACAAAGAAGTTGATTCAAATGGTCAGGGAGACGGATTTACATGTTCAAATACCCTATATGTCAAGGATTCAAGTTATGGAGTAAGCATTTCAACGACACATTTGAATCATCAGAAGTCATCACCTTTTCCATATTTCTATCTTGCAATAGCCCTAGTATTTATTCTTGCATTAATAGTAATAATAGCCTTAGTGATCAGTAATGGAAACAAAAATAAGATCAGGAAACATTCCACTAATGGAGGGAATTTAAAAATGACTGAAAATAGTGAAGATAAGGATAAAACTGAAATACACTTAAACCCCGAATCAAAGGAAACCGAACAGGTTGTAATAAAGGAGGTAGTAAAGGTTAAGTGCCAGTACTGTGGGGCGCTCATCGATTCTACGGCGGAGAAGTGTCCATACTGTGGAGCACCAAGAACTTAA
- a CDS encoding DNA methyltransferase, translating into MTKIDEIRREMDKILTILEESDNEMFRLMYNQEESFDPQFIKEIVISDIKQIRDSKTRERALYYINRFLKNLGEPQNSKINDINLSRWKLYGDIITDSLWIFKKRDSSGPHNASYWGNFVPQIPYQLLRRYTKKGDVVVDGFLGSGTTLIECAKLGRNGIGIEISSDVANMAMLNVSKAVNSEHNFQDIVIGDSQTFDITSILESHNVNSAQLIILHPPYWDIIKFGTSENDLSNAPDESKFLNMLTKVINNLSRVLEKRRYMALVIGDKYSKGNWIPLGFHAMERVIDSGFILKSIVVKNFEVTKGKREQKDLWRYRALKGGFYVFKHEYIFIFQKK; encoded by the coding sequence ATGACAAAGATAGATGAAATAAGGAGAGAAATGGACAAAATCCTCACTATCCTTGAAGAATCCGACAATGAAATGTTCAGGCTTATGTATAATCAAGAGGAATCGTTTGATCCTCAATTTATCAAAGAAATCGTAATTTCAGATATAAAACAGATACGAGATTCCAAAACCAGAGAACGTGCTTTATATTATATTAATCGGTTTCTTAAAAACCTCGGTGAACCACAAAACTCCAAAATTAATGACATTAACCTAAGTAGATGGAAACTGTATGGAGATATTATAACTGACAGTTTATGGATTTTTAAGAAAAGGGACAGCAGTGGCCCTCATAATGCTTCATACTGGGGAAATTTTGTACCCCAAATTCCATATCAACTTCTCAGAAGGTACACAAAAAAGGGAGATGTTGTAGTAGATGGATTTCTCGGAAGTGGAACAACTCTTATTGAATGTGCGAAACTTGGCAGAAATGGAATTGGTATAGAAATTTCAAGTGATGTTGCCAATATGGCTATGTTGAATGTTTCAAAGGCTGTCAACAGCGAACATAACTTTCAGGATATAGTTATTGGCGATAGCCAGACTTTTGATATAACCAGTATTCTTGAATCACATAATGTGAACTCTGCCCAGCTGATTATTCTTCATCCTCCATACTGGGATATAATAAAGTTTGGGACTTCAGAAAATGATCTTTCAAATGCTCCAGATGAATCAAAATTTCTGAATATGCTGACGAAAGTTATCAATAATCTTTCAAGAGTTCTTGAAAAAAGGAGATACATGGCACTCGTGATCGGGGATAAATACAGCAAAGGCAACTGGATTCCTCTTGGTTTTCATGCAATGGAGAGAGTTATTGATTCTGGCTTTATCCTTAAATCAATTGTTGTTAAGAATTTTGAAGTTACCAAGGGAAAGAGAGAGCAAAAAGATCTCTGGAGATACAGAGCATTAAAGGGTGGGTTTTATGTTTTCAAGCATGAGTATATATTTATTTTTCAAAAAAAATAA
- a CDS encoding type IV pilin has protein sequence MVLKQVRYRKDRAVSELIGTLLLIAITVILMTTLGLFLFQNAPKGNPEVPKMEILLTRDDTSYNNEYLMIVQSVTEKIPVDQIDLEYVVNKLNNPVIISLNGDSTYSSFPVIMKMSYTFESEKNYVISQFNSSVQIEIYLTPNMNLSYVSVIDMSTDSVIAGSPVTGTSVAGSTNTLEPFVAEEINTNDLTYNDLNTSNPTGIAYNNETIFFPHNKVNDTFEFNSSKFTTNIPKYQIFWNYNSSFPYTQLNSSTVKSYGMYATSSFHISNKSQIKFNFVISEPTYVKVYQVGNQSNTIVPLDKTVYNYNYSGGILNITEKFTLVSGYYIVQIYYLYKYSNGILAVEF, from the coding sequence ATGGTATTGAAGCAGGTAAGATACAGGAAAGATAGGGCAGTCTCAGAACTTATAGGAACGCTATTGCTAATTGCAATAACAGTGATACTCATGACAACCCTTGGTCTTTTCCTATTTCAAAATGCTCCTAAGGGAAATCCAGAGGTTCCTAAAATGGAAATTTTGTTAACCCGGGATGATACAAGTTACAATAATGAATATCTGATGATTGTACAGAGCGTCACTGAGAAAATTCCAGTTGATCAAATTGACTTAGAATATGTTGTAAATAAATTGAACAATCCTGTTATCATATCACTCAATGGTGATTCAACTTATTCTAGCTTTCCCGTGATTATGAAGATGAGTTATACATTTGAAAGTGAAAAGAATTATGTAATATCTCAGTTCAACAGTTCAGTGCAAATAGAGATATATCTCACTCCTAACATGAATCTTTCATATGTTTCTGTTATTGATATGAGTACGGATTCTGTAATTGCTGGATCTCCAGTGACAGGAACATCAGTTGCTGGAAGTACTAACACACTTGAACCATTCGTAGCAGAGGAGATAAACACAAACGATCTCACATATAATGATTTAAATACATCAAATCCCACAGGAATAGCATATAACAACGAGACAATATTCTTTCCTCACAACAAAGTCAATGACACATTTGAGTTTAATTCCAGTAAATTTACAACTAATATACCAAAATATCAGATTTTCTGGAATTATAATAGTTCATTTCCATATACCCAGTTAAACTCGAGCACTGTTAAAAGTTACGGAATGTATGCAACTTCAAGTTTTCATATTTCAAATAAATCACAAATTAAATTTAATTTTGTTATATCGGAACCAACCTATGTTAAGGTTTATCAGGTAGGCAACCAGTCAAATACAATAGTTCCCCTTGATAAAACAGTATATAACTATAATTATAGCGGAGGAATTCTGAATATAACAGAAAAATTCACGCTTGTAAGTGGTTATTATATTGTCCAAATTTATTATTTATATAAGTACAGTAATGGAATACTAGCAGTAGAATTCTGA
- the purB gene encoding adenylosuccinate lyase, protein MTISPIEERYGRPAVKSIFEQSYRLKCMLKVEIAVAEAQMKNHVIPEANLEPLKMVLKSGIDEPRMREIEKETKHDIMAFIRTVEEQSNHAFKFLHFGLTSNDVIDTAMALQLKEFYTFLMEDLKDIQESLMEKVSKFKKTAMLGRTHGQHASPITFGLKMATYLSEFNRHTERLMEVKGRILTGKAMGPVGTGASMGREAMNVNKDAMRSLGLNYELATGQLVDRDRYVEFIEILGNIAMTCEKIGTEIRNLQRPEIFEVMEYFESANQVGSSSMPSKRNPIESENVCSLSRIIRSFAVPEIEGAITWHERDLTNSALERFTMPYTCILTDFILNKLSKIIKNLYVNEKNMRNNLLASPLCISENLTTQLTLKGIGRTESHELVREVSMKYFESSENLQEILMKSEFGSLFSKSELEKMSNPLEFTGSSEEICDLVLDQTKKLIGGIR, encoded by the coding sequence GTGACCATCTCTCCCATTGAAGAACGTTATGGAAGGCCAGCTGTAAAATCTATTTTTGAGCAGAGTTACAGGTTAAAATGCATGTTGAAGGTTGAAATTGCTGTTGCTGAGGCTCAGATGAAAAACCACGTCATACCTGAAGCAAACCTGGAGCCACTTAAAATGGTATTAAAGTCAGGTATTGACGAGCCAAGAATGAGGGAGATAGAGAAAGAAACAAAGCACGACATAATGGCATTCATTCGAACGGTAGAAGAGCAATCGAATCATGCATTTAAGTTCCTTCATTTTGGTCTCACTTCAAATGATGTGATTGATACAGCAATGGCATTGCAATTGAAAGAGTTCTACACATTCCTCATGGAGGACCTTAAGGATATACAAGAGTCTCTTATGGAAAAGGTATCAAAGTTTAAAAAGACGGCCATGCTAGGAAGAACACATGGCCAGCATGCAAGTCCCATAACATTCGGTCTTAAGATGGCAACCTATTTATCAGAGTTCAACAGGCACACTGAAAGGCTGATGGAAGTTAAGGGTAGAATACTGACAGGTAAGGCAATGGGGCCGGTTGGAACTGGGGCGTCAATGGGAAGGGAGGCAATGAATGTCAATAAGGACGCAATGCGCTCGCTTGGCCTTAATTACGAACTGGCCACGGGTCAGCTGGTTGATAGGGACAGATATGTCGAATTCATTGAGATACTGGGGAACATTGCAATGACCTGTGAAAAAATTGGAACAGAGATAAGAAACCTTCAGAGACCTGAGATTTTCGAAGTAATGGAATATTTTGAATCGGCAAACCAGGTCGGTTCCTCATCCATGCCAAGCAAAAGGAACCCAATTGAGTCAGAGAATGTATGCAGTCTTTCAAGAATAATAAGATCATTCGCAGTACCTGAGATAGAGGGTGCAATCACATGGCATGAAAGAGATCTTACAAACAGTGCACTGGAAAGGTTCACCATGCCTTATACATGTATTCTTACAGATTTTATTCTAAACAAGTTATCCAAAATTATCAAAAACCTGTATGTGAATGAGAAGAATATGAGAAATAATTTACTGGCATCACCCCTGTGCATATCAGAAAACCTGACAACACAGCTCACACTAAAGGGCATAGGAAGAACAGAATCTCATGAACTGGTAAGAGAAGTTTCAATGAAGTACTTTGAATCATCTGAAAATCTTCAGGAGATTCTAATGAAATCTGAATTTGGAAGTCTATTTTCAAAAAGTGAGCTGGAAAAGATGTCTAACCCTCTGGAATTCACAGGTTCTTCGGAAGAAATATGTGACCTGGTATTAGACCAGACAAAAAAGTTGATAGGAGGGATAAGATGA